cacccaaaagaaacaaattcttgtcactttttaaaaaatatacaggcACTGTGAAGTAtccatttctaaaaatatttttatatttcaaaatttctttttccaccccaaggattgaattttgtttttttgcgTTGTTCGCCTTTTTTCTCGGGCGTTGATAATGGCCtacaatgataaataaagttatatttgattagaattaaagaaatgaattaagaataagaatataaataatttatttagagattagaaaatttaaattacaaaccaATTCTTCTTACCAATTCTTGGTAATTTCATCTTCTATCGTGTACTTTCCTTCACTTATTCTATTAGATAGACGCAAAGGTAacgaataaagaaaaggattGCGTTTCCTGATTGAATTCTTATATACAGtagataacaaatttttcatttgaaccGCAAGATtttcttcatcaatttttcCGCTATTTCTTTCCACAATAAAtccatctttaaaaattaaatattaatattaattacaaaatctgTAATTAATTCCTGTtctcttttcaataatttattttatatttattatttgaatttttaataagaataaccGATACATAataagatttcattttatttcaactcgacttaatttgcataatgtattattttaaatattgtataaaattgaatcataatgattacaatgaaattttagatttcaattatgtatattgtataatcgtttaaaacagttatttaatataaaataatattatttaaaataaattatttgaataaactaTCGTAGCTTGTAAATTACCTTTGATAACATCCAAGTTGCGTAAATTATTAGGATTCCtcgagaatattaaaaatgattctcGATTGTTCGATTTTTCTGTTCTTTTTCCACCCCAACTGTTAAAAGGTATCCAGTggaattttttagtatttgctgtttgtttaaattcattcaaagATACATCGTTCATAATTTTTGTTCGTTTAGTTTGTGAATCAATATCTAATTGAGCACATCTTTTTCCTCGTTTTCCCCCCCATCTATCAAATACTCCGCGTCTACGATTAGAGACGTTCGGtttataattcaatctttTGTTTTCCCAATAATAAAACCaaggatttttttcttgtgaaacttttttaaacctctttggataagaaaaaattgttaaaaatttaataaaagattaaaagataataaatataatttaattctatttggTAAGCAACTTACTTTATCTTCTGTAGGTAAATCAAGCCACGTTTCTATAATTTCtccattttctgaaaaaatttttacatttttcaataatattcatctaaatttacatatatcatattaatatcaatttaatattatgcacATATATGAAttctgataaatattataaattaatataattaatatatatataatataatataaaaaaaagagcgtagaaaaatagaaaataaaaaaaataaattttttaaaagatcgaaattataataaaataagagttATATTTCacctgttaaaaaaatatttggatcaatttcttttccactTCTCCTTTCTTTGAACGATTTCTTCTTCCACGTTTTCCATGTATCTTTCGAAAGTCTTCCAGTATGAATCTCAGTTGTTATATCGTTATTTTCATTCCCCAGTCCCATTACATCTGCTACAGTAGAATCGTCATTATTTGTACTGGCAACAATTGCGcatatcaaaaaagaaaccatAGAAAGAAGCAGCCACAtatctgtaaaataaattagaattgaaaagtaaatgtttaaataatttatgtatattttaatatatatatatattgaatttattttatatttataacaatttgtttaaaaattatatgtataagtgcataaatatatatataacaatgtatataaaagtatatacagcaatatatgcatatatttataatgcatatgcatatattttataataaatttataaaattttttataaaatatatcatattatataattcaataattttaatcatgagATCCATAGACAACTTCATGACttgaattagataattttttatgtaattaaaaagaatatctatGTATACCAATATACACATAAGAATGtacaataaatctaaaaagatttatgtatcaaataagaattgaacatgcttaaattcaattgaacATATTCCATActcaaattccattttttttagttaaaaaattggtaaaaaaagttgtatttatataaaaattcgtaatctttgtaaatatttattaagtaagaatttttctttaattctattttataataatttataatatagcaCTCATCCatatgcattttattttggatttgattattatattattaaatgtgcatagctatgtttaaaaataagctataaaatatattgttttcatgtaataaatcgttatatttaactatttactaagatattaataataatcacatattcttaattttattcgtataatgGCGAATTTGAATTCatcaaataattgtatttcctttttaaaattatagtatatatgaaacatatttctataaattttattggaaaattaaattgtttttcataaGAActcggaagaaaagaaaagcagaaaaaagaaaaagaagtagtAATATGTAGAAAAGTAACATAAATACTAAGtactatattactatattatgtGTAATATGAGAATGTAAATCTTTTATGGAGGAGTACAAATTGGCTAAGAATAATCTGCTAATTGTTTCCtcttattgtatatttgtagATAGATTATGTTTGTTGTTTTATCTAACTTGACCATcttatctcttattttttttatgataaaactaTTGAagggaaatattatttaattcaaagagacaaatattataacaatcaaaaaatataataatagctgAATATACAGTTAATATCATTAACAATAcctatatatattcatgtatattattaagaaattataaatattatattttttcattgtattcttttttataataaataaaagcttaaattatttcttttgtatctaatttatattaaaccaatttaatttattcttataaatttcttatttatattataatagaaatttatatctcaaaaagtacaatatttttaaaaaatttcatattgttgTATctgattaaaaactttttaccagaaataatgacaaaaaattcataagtacaaaaaatttaaaaaaattggatatataatataaataatgaaatattagttatcaaaattaatgtaaagaaaaatttattttaataaattcaaaaatcaaaatactaTCTTGCaactttaatatatcaaaatcttgaaggatcttatataaaaaatgatcttttatttcatataggaaaaactaatttccaatttttctctcatGATTCagtaatatgttattatttgaatattatttaatattaataaattcattttttataatctttcatataatacatgttattaagataaattatacatataaatacattttttttttatttattacaattagtcataaaaattcattgcgATTCATTCGAATTTGGTGATTgtgagaaattcatttttgtataaaatattaatacacagTGAtaccattatttttataaaatgctaaaacagaaaaaaattaaaatgattttaatatataatgagatAAAACTACGTTTTGTGTaccttaaaaataatcattattttcaacaaagtTCTAATTGTGTAATTGAgtaatttcttaaaacaaacaaacaaaagaaggaaaaataatcaatgtctttgaagaaatttacaaaaattattgtattgattACACtaagcaataattttattataagtattagaTGAAAAGTTTCTCTTCTAACAATGAATCGTAATACAGATATTCGATGGTCAATATATTAACCAAATTTcgtctattttcttttttaaaaaattaaattattaatttataacaagatttatttcgaaatataagagaatatgcatgtatgtatttacttaaatattaaataaaattataatatttaaaaaaagagataaatttcaTGATAGGTTTAATCTATTGATGATTCATGTCCCTCTTCCCTTCTTCAGAAAagtggaagaaaaaggaagaatggCGCTTTCCATATCtctttaaggaaaaaaaaaaaagcttcgcCTAcacaatatttcttcaatcgTTTCGTCGTtcacaattatatttcatatattttgtttcaccCTATATGTGTgcatatataatgattaatttgttCATAGTGGGAGAATCGGACTTAATTAGAGTGGGAGTCGTGCAACtcctcgaagaaaaatagaggTGCTAGTTAACCGAATGGCTCGCGGGGGGTGAAGAAATTGGCCAGGCCTGATTTATggaaatgaattatgaaattgaaagaCAATATTTTGAgcacttattaaaaataaatcttctcttcattaatctttttatcatagcaggtatttcattatttataacacgtaaaatttttttatgaatttttatattcaaaatcgcATGAAGGTCATGATACATAAATTCATTTTGGCTtactgaatttattttaacctcaaatatataatcatgaaaaatatatatatatatatatatatatatatatatatatatatatatatatatatatatagtcttacttaaaaaaaatatcaataacattgaaatctcaaaaaaatttgttagatTAACAGATTAATCGTTATGCATCACTTGACATTTACAGCAAACACGAAATTTCATTAGATTTTGAGAAaacaaattctaatattttatttggcatatcctataaaataaattttaataatttaattttatataatataattatataaattttttttatattatttcgattatatttttaaataattatttaaaaataattttaaataaagcttcatatttaaagatataatataaaaagatgtaattaatattccataaaagatggaagaaatatttaataaaaatatatattatatagtatacgtATACATAGCCGAATGAtgcatcgtatatatatatatatatatatatatatatatatatatatatatatatatgtatatatactaaGAGGCGGAAGTAAAAATGCATTTTCGTCAGCATGCATGTTAAAATTGCAAGTTAACGAACGCTTTCAAACCTCTCATCGAAgtacttttttttcacaaaacatatttatgtttgatatcttattgaaaaagattttttctctcaaaatacttatttttaagttGGAATTTTTGTCTCAGCAAATCTTTCTACGAAACgcatcaatatttcaattatttctaaaatattttcttttcaatttaatttaatttttatttatcatacaaTTTCCAAGTAAAATTTCCATGGAAGTATTTATTCTATTGTACTTAAtacaattcttattaattttattttacaaaactagaactatttttcaattcatattacatgattaatgataattaatataaatatatttttttcattataatatacaataaaatatatatataatatatacaaattaataatttaaattttataaaaattctttcattatcattttccATGTTTTaagcattaattttttaataaattttttaataaatttatttaaataaaaatatttttcaatcactattgtttaattaaatgtattatgcGCTTCTTGTTTGTTTCATCTCATTGTTAGagcttatattattacattgttAAAAACAATCAATGAATTCATTTGATTCACAAAATATAtgtgaattaattttgtttacctTTTATGTAGATACCGTATTTCATTGTTTTGGCCGAGTTTGCgatgcaaaaattaatttttcactcaaaaaaaaatgatgaaatttaaaaaaatcgagacACTACCGTTTTCTccgttttatgtaaatatattatatgcgtACGCGCGCCACTTACTAACTCCGGAAAAATAAGATGAACAATGACTGGTAACGATACGCACCGCTCTTCTTATACCCACCACGTGGTTCAGCAGCGCACTCTCCGATTGCTTCGAAAGAACAACCCCCGATTTTTAACTATCATTCTCATTCTCGTTCCTAACTTTGCATTtccttattttcttaatatccttattcgtatttttaattataccaatgaatgtatatttttaaaataaaaaaagatttatatatctatattttattatttatgtatcaatATTTCGCTCGAAttggttttaataaatttcaattaatttttattgcgaataatttattcccaattttaattatatatgctaCTGAAtattgaaagtaattttaaaataataattatcgtaaacaatttgaattatttttcgatttatgtattataataaaatttttataatcttttgttacttgaaataatagagagatgaaaatatttatatatagtgcttattttttagtaacataactaaaaaatattataattttttaattaatgatcaaaattttttaattattaatatagaaagaaaatttttttgttatctttATTGATAGAATAATGCTgaacttttaatttagaattttaatgcgatattcttattctaatattcagatttataatttcagcttttttattatatcattgcagcattgaatatatgaaaattttctaatttttaatttgatgtacaatatttatttttaatataatataaatatataaatatataataataaaaatatataaaataaaataatatattatcaatataaatttttatattaatattaatattaatttagaattaatatttatttgctaaatgttttatttcaaaaaattaaaattattaaaaaatatattaacaaaaattatgattaacaaaaaagtaaatatattatgcaaacaatttctttcatcAAATATAGAAGAGATTTCAAAGTTAACttcacttttttaaatagaatcctaaaatttttaatataattgatttatctaGACATttgctattaaaaattatacctattcatattgaaaaatcattgatttaaaagataaaattttgattgaaattaattgctattaaaaattatatctatccatattgaaaaaattgatttaaaaaataaaatttgaatttacataaattcatatattcaaatttacaattttattaattagtataaaattttaacataaatttaaattaaattattaaatttataaatattttttgattttctattaattttattgattaaaaataatatatatatatatatatatatatatatatatatatgtattattgtttttttttgttatatttttattgcaaataaaatatttatatatatatttgaataaatatatattctatattatttatatatttataaataattatatataaatatatatatatatatatatatatatttatttatattaattaaatatttatatatataaatatttatataacatatatatatatatataaataatatataattatttaaatatatatatataatttatttctctaactatatattaatttataaataattatatatatatatattttatattaataaatatatatatacaattatatattgatatataaatatttataaaactattattttaaaatttttacaaaatttacataaagaaTCTTCCAGCTAGAAACTATTCAATATAACTTGATATATGTCCAttataaacacaaaaattacTTCCAATTGTCaattttgacaaatttgaacaatctttataatacattatacgaATGTATAAGaacattatattgaaattggaatatcattatttgaaaatcacaCGTAAAATGTATTAGTAAATAGGCAAAgacagttttattttaaattaataattaacaaactgcaatttttttaattatgtattattgcaacgaatatatgaatataattaataaaataaagaaagatcaGTATTgttcaatttgtaaaaatataaaaaatttacctcTTTTCGATAAGatcgattaaatattcgattcgatggaAAGATGGAACACTGttaaattgttctttttcgttttatttaaaataccatGACATTTTAAGAATACAATGACAAAGTGAATAAATGAGAAGGGATAGAGGTAGCATATGTGCGTATCGGTTAAAAATGCGTTACTTTGTGCTCTCAAAAATTATGTCATAAATTCTTGCCcagaataatatgtaaatggtTTAAATTTGATGGTGAATAGATAAATGTGAAAATGTGAATGAACAAAAACGACAAAACAatcatctttttaattctaatcttattaattatattaattattgattatatattgtcCATCATTTTTGATGAAGTGCAAGAATTggtaattgaagaaaaacacgttatcaaagttttatttttaataaatttattcgaattacaaGATCTTTTGCAACAttagcaataataattcaaacaaacataaatattaatacattttaatacataaacaAAATGATTTGCATCTtcataaaatgcaaaaaaattagataagcGTGTAAAATTGTGATATTGAACTTTACCTTTTCTAATAGAAATACTATTGtctaaaggaaaataatttgctTAAAATCGTAGTTAAACGAAGAAAACGTTGAGCTGTTATGTTCTGTCAGTAGATTTATTCGATCGTTATGCTTCTTCAgaacatttaacatttttttatacgtaGGTGTATGTAGGTAAcatttctttgataattttctcgatataCGTCGGAAAcgtcataattttattattttacataatatcattaatatatatatatatatatatatatatatatatatatatatatatataattttatcttgaaaataatcgaaaataaatttataatacttaaaagataatatttttttatttcctttaaaattatttttctacctttactttttttcatcattttttgccaatttgaaattattcgctATTCTTCGAATCactaacaatatttattaatgatattatataaaataatattttttaatattttgatctcgtgaaataaacaaaaatcgatttttatgtGATTGCAATACGAATGATTCTCCGCATGAATCATTATTGATCTTAATTCATCTTAATTTCTTATGTAAAatagtttttctattttccaatTTGGCTATGATAATTTCCTTAAAATATAcatcatttcttttcaatttaatgtGTTGCAAATTGTCTTTTTCTTGTGTGTTCAAGTGTCATATAAGTGCatcttattttaacaaatctaTATCTTAATCTGGGATCTTTTAATCGTTAGATTTAAAGtaacatgaatattttaaacaattattgataattgtgTCAATGATGTCTGTTTGaacaaattgattatttcctGTAacgaaaacttttaaaatatatatgatactgCGAAATACATCTTCcattagttttattaatattatatatcattttccaAAACTCATATCTTCATGatattcttcaattatattctcttaAAAAAGCTTAAACATGgaggaaacaaattttatatcattgcgaaataaaaaaaaagtaaaatagaaaGTGAAATTGTATCCTCTTGGGAGGATACAGTTTTCTATACatgtaaagatttttttttctttcatcttctttttttttttctttttcatttcaatcagTATAATGAGTCGGACAAACTTTGAAAGTTTGctcattgaaataaaaaaaaaaagaaataatatcataatacatTTATGAAGAAACaacaaaagaaatgaaaagttgCAATAAGTCTGCAAACATTTAACTTTACTTAAttgtttagaatatttaatttttatgatgcaATAAATTTGTGTAAgattatttatggaaatattttcattaattcatctTTGATTCGTcaatattgtgaaaattagtttaatatatcctttttaaaaaatattttaaaattaatttaatttttaaaaaatatatatatatattcaataaatttatattaaatattagtttaataatataattagtttaatatatcctttttaaaaaatatttttaaattaatttaatttttaaaaaatatatatatatatattcaataaatttatattaaataaatcaaaattacatataatatatattagaagagaagggaggaagagagggagagaaagagagagagaaagagagagagaattaatatatattcgtgagatatctttggaaaatcgattttaaaggccaaaaaaatgcaaaaattactATGCAAAAACATCggttatttatcaaatttataagcaattaaaatttgtttttatcattaaatgaaGCAAGATGGAAAAAGAGACAGAGTGTGATGAAGATAGAGCTGTCTTGTTTGactaattgtaaaattctcTGAAATAGCTTTATCATTATCTTGTTTCATTGCATTTCTTCATTGCATTTCtaatgtttcaattatttttaatttaacagatAAGCCTCAATCAACATTTTTGTAcatcaacttttatatttttggtgCTTGTTTATTTTTGATCTGCGAAAAAGAATTGATCTTCTAAAAgtgttctataaatatattaacaatctttatatatatgaaaaatttatacatatgaagaatttatgaaaaaaaaaaagaatgtcaattttaacgaattttgagtttaacattttttttatttatgcttTTTATCACTTATATCgcattacaaattaaaatttttcttgtgtTTTACATCTATGAAATTGAAGTGtaggatgaaaaaaatatatataggatttcaaagaaaaatagtgAAAGAAAGATGTTTCAATCCTCATCAATAGTGTTTGACAGTTATTATTTACGttgaatacaatatttttagtaaCACAAAAAACACTTtagttaaaatgaatttttgttttctaaaaaatattaaaaattaattttcatttcttcttcataCTTTCATAcactatgatatatatatataatatataacttttactCAAAAACGATTAATTAGTTAAAGTCGAAATAtccgacaaaaatttttacaaaaatatattctttaactaTTTGCAAGAATTCTtgatgaatattgaattaataattatatgcacTTTATAATCtcttgattaaaattctaagaagtctaaatgaaaatatgaatctatttgagaataaaatacaaccaataatattgacaattttataatattttcaatttgtttcaatCTACTCGAAATTgcacattattaataatatttattattaatacttatcGATGTTGTTATCATTGATTGCATGCAAATCTTTAactcttataataaataatcaatgttttcgatataattgaatttttaatttgaataattttttaataataaaattctaaatttgaaataaatcaaaataaaaaaatattaattaattttaataaatattaaaatataaatattaatttatataatataaatattaaatttgttaaatattaattattttaattcagtttataataataaaattcaaaaaaaaatattttaatgattaaatatctttttattaatattattaatttagatataataattaaataatttataatattataaatgatgattttttattttctacacaaaaatttttcatttttatgaattaccAATTTTACTATTACCAATTTTTACTATTCTAGtaatttccctttttcttatGGAGATCTCTTAGTGATGATTGATCGAGTCTAACCTAATATCtaacaacaaaatttaaagcgattaatattataatttttccttattttatatataattaaatggatATTGCATTCactataattttcaaacacataattttcacaataattttatttctcaaagtAATATTCACcatgtaagaaattttatactcAAATATATTCACACTCTAAGAATTctgttcaaaaaataaattcgaactttttatattatacgtaaGATTTCGcgttaaatagatatatctattatatcaaCAAGTGCACCAGATATTTCGACGTAACACTACGAGTCGAACGCGAGAAGTGAATTTCAAAACACTGTTTCTTCGGTATTTATAatgttctattataaatatataatttacaatgtaTCATACAAGTGATTTCGTTATGATCgaaagattagaaaaattgtataggAAGTTTATCTTACCATAAAATATAACTCATGTCAATTTGCCGAGCTAACCTCAACGCAAACATTTTATCAGTGTACAGTGTTGTTTTCTTCCATGTTCTCGTTGTTCGAAAACTTCTTGTCATCAGGGGAAATGTATTTCACGAGGTTGCtataaacgaaaatatctCGTAACTTTTCATAAACCTGTTGCTTCGTATTTTAACGTTTTATCGAACGATTTATGTGCTAGGGATGTATACGATGCTTATATTAGTTTGAAGTAAAACTTgtcgattataaaaatatatcaatgttagaatatatcatttatttgtcGTATCGACaacatattatagaatatattgctatataatagttgaaatagttgaattattacaaatttttgattcgtgtattactattttattaaactttgtatattatttttcatatctttttttaactgAAAATTATAGTCAAGAGTTATTATTTCTTGCATTCAAAGAAATGCAAATTCAGAAAGGGTTGAATATATCCATGTTATTTCTGCATGATGAAAGATATAGTCATAAAAACGTTATGATGTGAAAAAGAATGTATATTCGTGTTTAATACGATAATACGTTATACAACCAAGTCACGtaagaataaaagttgaaaatacaattatatttaatatttgtttcgataatatctgttctaaatataaaaaagtaaaaaattattttttttttttttttacttaagaaatataatgcttataatgaataaattcaattaagtaTTACaggtttttttctaaattcaattcatttatataatg
This genomic interval from Apis mellifera strain DH4 linkage group LG7, Amel_HAv3.1, whole genome shotgun sequence contains the following:
- the LOC102653587 gene encoding uncharacterized protein LOC102653587 isoform X1 — protein: MKYGIYIKDMWLLLSMVSFLICAIVASTNNDDSTVADVMGLGNENNDITTEIHTGRLSKDTWKTWKKKSFKERRSGKEIDPNIFLTENGEIIETWLDLPTEDKRFKKVSQEKNPWFYYWENKRLNYKPNVSNRRRGVFDRWGGKRGKRCAQLDIDSQTKRTKIMNDVSLNEFKQTANTKKFHWIPFNSWGGKRTEKSNNRESFLIFSRNPNNLRNLDVIKDGFIVERNSGKIDEENLAVQMKNLLSTVYKNSIRKRNPFLYSLPLRLSNRISEGKYTIEDEITKNWPLSTPEKKGEQRKKTKFNPWGGKRNFEI
- the LOC102653587 gene encoding uncharacterized protein LOC102653587 isoform X2 produces the protein MKYGIYIKDMWLLLSMVSFLICAIVASTNNDDSTVADVMGLGNENNDITTEIHTGRLSKDTWKTWKKKSFKERRSGKEIDPNIFLTENGEIIETWLDLPTEDKRFKKVSQEKNPWFYYWENKRLNYKPNVSNRRRGVFDRWGGKRGKRCAQLDIDSQTKRTKIMNDVSLNEFKQTANTKKFHWIPFNSWGGKRTEKSNNRESFLIFSRNPNNLRNLDVIKDGFIVERNSGKIDEENLAVQMKNLLSTVYKNSIRKRNPFLYSLPLRLSNRISEGKYTIEDEITKNW